The proteins below are encoded in one region of Pelotomaculum schinkii:
- a CDS encoding 2-oxoacid:acceptor oxidoreductase family protein, whose amino-acid sequence MKETWQIVLAGEGGQGLIVAGIILAEAASIFEGKFAIQTQSYGIATRGGSSSAEVVISEKEIIYESVEEPDLVLALTTDAYEQYAGALDKNAVLIYDAGLVDTTKIEKVTAKTYGIPFTDLARELGKVTVANIVSLGTIARLSDAVKIDSMEKAVLKRFGGSAAELNKKAFRLGIEFAENDSMQ is encoded by the coding sequence TTGAAGGAAACCTGGCAGATAGTACTCGCAGGCGAAGGAGGTCAAGGTTTAATAGTCGCCGGTATTATATTGGCAGAAGCGGCTTCAATTTTCGAGGGGAAATTTGCAATACAGACTCAATCCTATGGGATAGCCACCAGGGGTGGATCCAGCTCAGCGGAAGTAGTAATCAGCGAGAAGGAAATTATTTATGAGAGTGTGGAGGAGCCCGATCTGGTTTTGGCCCTAACCACTGATGCATATGAGCAGTATGCCGGAGCATTGGATAAGAATGCGGTATTAATTTATGATGCCGGCCTGGTTGACACTACAAAAATAGAAAAAGTTACGGCGAAAACCTATGGTATACCCTTTACAGATTTAGCGAGGGAGTTAGGCAAGGTCACGGTGGCTAACATCGTATCTCTGGGTACGATAGCAAGATTAAGTGATGCTGTCAAAATTGATTCAATGGAAAAAGCGGTGCTGAAGCGTTTTGGCGGCAGTGCTGCGGAGCTTAATAAAAAAGCCTTCCGGCTGGGAATTGAATTTGCTGAAAATGATTCAATGCAATAA